A single genomic interval of Corylus avellana chromosome ca10, CavTom2PMs-1.0 harbors:
- the LOC132163891 gene encoding ABC transporter G family member 31-like: MAATDGSEYFGNVGRGNSFGRPSNAESVAQDEEELRWAAIESIPSFRRTNFALMRRTPSERGGEEGQTETIDVRKLNRSSRERVVKKALATNEQDNYRLLSAIKERLDRVGLEVAKVEVRYENLKIMANVQTGSRSLPTLFNSSRDAIENILTSLRIFQPKRHSLTILNNISGVVKPGRMTLLLGPPGSGKSTMLLALAGKLDSNLKQSGSITYNGHKLDEFCVQRTSAYISQTDDHIPELTVRETLDFAARCQGASEGFAGYMKDLNRLEKEKNIRPSPEIDAFMKASSVGGKKHSVSTDYVMKVLGLDACSETFVGSDMLRGISGGQRKRVTTGEMIVGPRKALFMDEISTGLDSSTTYQIVKCVRNFVHQMEATVLMALLQPAPETFELFDDLVLLSEGYIVYQGPRVEVLDFFETLGFRLPPRKGVADFLQEVTSRKDQAQYWANSSKPYVFLSVPEIAEAFKSSRFGKSMESSLSVPYDKSKSHPLALHKMKFAASKFELFNACFGRELLLITRHSFLYIFRTCQVAFIGFVTCTLFLRTRLHPTDEMNGNLYLSGLFFGLVHMMFNGFSELSLMISRLPIYYKQRDNLFHPASAWSVTSWILRVPYSILEAVVWSCVVYYTVGFAPSAGRFFRFMFLLFSVHQMALGLFRSMAAVARDMVLANTFGSAALLVIFLLGGFIIPKSMMKPWYVWAFWLSPLSYGQSAISVNEFTATRWMKRSAIGNNTVGYNVLNSHSLPTSDYWYWVGVGALLLYAFLFNNIVTLALAYLNPLQKAQIVIPHDDTEENSASDVNGHGPDLSPTSAKEGSKKKGMILPFQPLTMTFHNVNYFVDTPKEMRLEGIPENKLQLLSNVSGVFSPGVLTALVGSSGAGKTTMMDVLAGRKTGGYIEGDIRISGHPKEQRTFARISGYVEQNDIHSPQVTVEESLQFSSSLRLSKEVNKEKRHEFVEEVMRLVELDTLRHALVGLPGRTGLSTEQRKRLTIAVELVANPSIIFMDEPTSGLDARAAAIVMRTVRNTVDTGRTVVCTIHQPSIDIFEAFDELLLMKRGGRVIYGGKLGVNSQILINYFQGISGIPPIPSGYNPATWMLEVTTPAAEERIGEDFEEIYWNSQQFRTVEASIKSFSIPPDGSEPLKFSSRYSQDKLFQFRTCLWKQNLIYWRTPQYNGTRLCFTTISALVLGLVFWNVGSRRNSTQNLLVVMGALYSACMFLGINNSSSVQPIVSIERTVFYRERAAGMYSSIAYAAAQGLVEIPYIAVQTIIYGLITYFMINFERTARKFFLYIVFMFLTFTYFTFYGMMAVGLTPSQHLSAVVSSAFYSLWNLLSGFLVPKPYIPGWWIWFYHICPVAWTLRGIITSQLGDVETKMAGTGFEGSVKEYIEVAFGYGPGMVGVSAAVLIGFCLLFFSIFAISLKAFNFQSR; this comes from the exons ATGGCGGCGACGGATGGGAGCGAGTACTTTGGGAATGTAGGAAGGGGGAATTCCTTTGGAAGGCCGTCCAACGCAGAATCCGTGGCGCAGGACGAGGAGGAATTGCGGTGGGCGGCGATTGAGAGTATTCCGTCGTTCAGGCGGACGAACTTTGCTTTGATGAGGCGAACGCCATCGGAGCGTGGTGGAGAGGAGGGCCAGACCGAGACGATCGACGTCCGGAAGCTGAACCGGTCCAGCCGCGAGCGCGTTGTGAAGAAGGCCTTAGCCACGAACGAACAAGATAATTATAGGTTGCTTTCCGCTATCAAAGAACGCCTCGATAG AGTCGGATTGGAGGTGGCGAAGGTTGAAGTAAGGTACGAGAACTTGAAAATTATGGCAAATGTTCAAACCGGTTCAAGATCTTTGCCTACTCTGTTTAATTCTTCTCGTGACGCCATTGAG AATATCCTAACTAGCTTACGGATATTTCAACCAAAGAGACACTCTTTAACCATCTTGAACAACATCAGTGGTGTCGTGAAACCGGGAAG GATGACTTTACTCTTAGGACCTCCAGGCTCAGGGAAATCCACTATGCTTTTGGCTCTCGCGGGGAAACTTGACAGCAACTTAAAG CAAAGTGGTAGTATTACATATAATGGCCATAAGCTTGATGAATTTTGCGTTCAAAGGACTTCTGCATACATTAGCCAAACAGATGATCACATTCCAGAGCTCACTGTTCGAGAAACCTTGGATTTTGCCGCTAGATGTCAAGGTGCAAGTGAAGGCTTTGCAG GTTATATGAAAGATCTGAACCGTttagagaaggaaaagaatataCGGCCAAGTCCTGAGATTGATGCATTTATGAAG GCATCATCTGTTGGCGGTAAGAAGCACAGTGTTTCAACAGATTATGTCATGAAAGTGCTTGGTCTTGATGCATGTTCAGAGACGTTTGTTGGTAGTGACATGCTCAGAGGCATCTCAGGTGgccaaagaaaaagagttaccacag GAGAAATGATTGTTGGGCCAAGAAAAGCCCTATTTATGGACGAAATATCTACTGGACTCGATAGCTCTACCACATACCAAATTGTAAAATGTGTTAGGAACTTTGTCCATCAAATGGAGGCTACCGTACTAATGGCTCTTCTTCAGCCTGCACCTGAGACATTTGAACTGTTTGATGATCTGGTTCTATTATCTGAAGGATACATTGTATATCAAGGCCCTCGAGTTGAAGTGTTAGACTTTTTTGAGACGTTAGGTTTTCGACTACCACCACGTAAGGGGGTAGCAGATTTTCTTCAAGAG GTGACATCTAGAAAGGACCAAGCTCAGTACTGGGCCAATTCTTCAAAACCATACGTGTTCCTTTCAGTTCCAGAAATCGCAGAGGCCTTCAAAAGTTCCAGATTTGGAAAGTCTATGGAGTCCTCGCTTTCTGTTCCATATGATAAAAGCAAGAGTCATCCTTTGGCTTTGCATAAGATGAAATTTGCTGCATCTAAATTTGAGCTTTTTAATGCTTGCTTTGGACGAGAACTGCTGCTAATCACCAGGCAtagttttctatatatatttaggaCATGCCAG GTTGCATTTATTGGATTTGTCACGTGCACGTTGTTCTTACGAACAAGGTTACACCCCACAGATGAGATGAATGGCAATCTTTATCTCTCTGGCCTGTTTTTTGGGCTGGTGCATATGATGTTCAATGGATTCTCTGAGCTATCTCTTATGATATCTCGGCTCCCTATCTACTACAAGCAAAGAGATAATTTATTTCATCCTGCATCAGCATGGTCTGTCACAAGTTGGATTCTGCGTGTACCTTACTCCATTCTTGAAGCTGTTGTGTGGTCTTGTGTTGTGTATTACACTGTTGGTTTTGCCCCTAGTGCAGGAAG GTTTTTCCGTTTCATGTTTTTACTCTTTTCTGTACACCAAATGGCATTGGGTCTTTTCCGGTCGATGGCTGCTGTTGCACGAGATATGGTCCTTGCAAATACATTTGGATCAGCTGCACTGCTGGTTATATTCTTGTTGGGGGGATTCATCATTCCAAAAT CAATGATGAAGCCATGGTACGTTTGGGCATTTTGGTTGTCACCACTATCCTATGGGCAAAGTGCAATTTCTGTCAATGAATTTACAGCCACAAGGTGGATGAAG AGATCGGCAATCGGGAACAATACAGTTGGATACAACGTTCTCAATTCACATAGCTTACCTACTAGTGATTATTGGTATTGGGTTGGAGTTGGAGCATTATTactttatgcttttcttttcaACAACATAGTGACTTTGGCCTTGGCCTACCTTAATC CCCTCCAGAAAGCGCAGATAGTAATCCCACATGATGATACAGAAGAGAATTCGGCTTCGGATG TGAATGGTCACGGTCCTGATTTAAGTCCAACATCTGCCAAAGAGGGCAGCAAAAAAAAGGGAATGATCCTTCCATTTCAACCACTAACAATGACTTTCCATAATGtcaattattttgttgataCGCCGAAG GAAATGAGATTAGAAGGCATACCAGAGAATAAGTTGCAACTCCTGTCCAACGTAAGTGGAGTATTCTCACCTGGTGTTCTCACTGCCTTGGTCGGATCAAGTGGAGCTGGAAAGACCACGATGATGGATGTGCTTGCCGGTAGGAAAACTGGCGGATACATAGAAGGGGATATTAGAATATCGGGTCACCCAAAAGAGCAGCGCACTTTTGCCAGAATATCAGGATACGTTGAGCAAAATGATATACATTCTCCTCAAGTGACAGTTGAGGAGTCTCTCcagttttcttcttctcttcgcCTCTCAAAGGAAGTCAACAAAGAGAAAAGACAT GAGTTTGTTGAAGAAGTGATGAGATTAGTAGAGCTTGATACTCTACGACATGCTTTGGTTGGCTTGCCTGGTAGAACTGGCCTATCAACGGAGCAGAGAAAGCGTTTAACAATAGCAGTGGAGCTTGTTGCAAATCCTTCCATTATATTTATGGATGAACCTACTTCTGGACTGGATGCACGAGCAGCAGCAATAGTGATGCGAACTGTCCGTAATACTGTTGATACCGGAAGAACTGTGGTCTGCACGATACATCAACCAAGCATTGATATATTTGAAGCATTTGATGAG CTACTTCTTATGAAACGAGGGGGGCGAGTTATATATGGAGGGAAGCTAGGTGTGAACTCACAGATATTGATAAACTATTTTCAG GGAATTAGTGGTATCCCTCCAATTCCCAGTGGTTACAATCCAGCGACTTGGATGCTTGAGGTGACTACACCTGCCGCTGAAGAGAGAATTGGTGAAGACTTCGAAGAAATTTACTGGAACTCTCAGCAATTCAG GACCGTGGAAGCTTCCATTAAGAGCTTTAGCATTCCACCTGATGGTTCAGAACCATTGAAGTTTTCTTCCAGATATTCACAAGACAAGCTCTTCCAATTTCGGACTTGCCTATGGAAACAAAATCTAATTTATTGGAGAACTCCTCAATACAATGGCACGAGGTTATGTTTTACTACAATCAGCGCACTGGTATTGGGTTTGGTGTTCTGGAATGTTGGTTCAAGAAG GAATTCAACTCAAAATTTGTTAGTGGTTATGGGAGCTCTTTATTCCGCATGCATGTTTCTTGGAATCAACAATTCCTCTTCAGTTCAACCAATTGTTTCAATTGAGAGGACAGTATTCTATCGAGAGAGAGCAGCTGGAATGTACTCTTCAATTGCTTATGCAGCAGCCCAG GGTCTTGTGGAGATTCCATACATTGCTGTGCAGACAATAATATATGGCCTCATCACCTATTTCATGATTAATTTTGAAAGGACAGCCA GAaaattttttctctatattGTGTTTATGTTCCTCACGTTCACCTACTTCACCTTTTACGGCATGATGGCTGTTGGTCTTACTCCTTCTCAACACCTATCAGCTGTCGTCTCTTCTGCATTTTACTCTTTATGGAACCTCCTTTCTGGTTTTCTTGTCCCGAAACCT TACATCCCTGGATGGTGGATCTGGTTCTACCACATCTGCCCAGTTGCTTGGACACTACGGGGTATTATCACCTCTCAGCTTGGTGACGTGGAAACCAAGATGGCAGGAACCGGATTTGAGGGCTCCGTGAAAGAGTATATAGAAGTTGCTTTTGGCTATGGCCCTGGCATGGTAGGAGTTTCAGCAGCAGTGCTTATCGGTTTTTGTCTCCTCTTCTTCAGCATTTTTGCTATCTCACTCAAAGCCTTCAACTTCCAGAGCagatga
- the LOC132163218 gene encoding (S)-8-oxocitronellyl enol synthase CYC2, whose protein sequence is MAAEDSDRNEASTNHVAVIFGVTGLVGKELARRLILKPNWKVYGIARNPEIIPIKNPHFHFISCDLLNPLETQQKLSLLQDVTHVFWITWASQFPLDGHECCEQNKSMISNALNAILPTAKALKHVSLQTGMKHYISLQGPFEKKVHYYNEESPRVSGSQNFYYVLEDLIKERLAGKAAWSVHRPGLLLGSSNRALYNFMGSLCVYGAICKHLNLPFVFGGTRECWEETCIDGSDARLVAEQHIWAATNDATCSIDGQAFNAINGRSFTWKEIWPSLGMKIGVEVQPEDMFSEDFWFSTAMADKKKVWEEIVMKEGLLQTEMEDLANWEFLDVLFRCPFKLLGTREKADGLGFTVRYKTLNSILYWIDFMRGEKLIP, encoded by the coding sequence ATGGCAGCTGAAGACTCTGACAGAAATGAAGCTTCCACCAACCATGTGGCAGTCATCTTTGGGGTTACTGGGCTAGTAGGCAAGGAGCTTGCCAGAAGGCTAATCTTGAAACCCAATTGGAAAGTTTATGGCATAGCTCGAAACCCTGAGATCATACCCATAAAGAATCCCCACTTCCATTTCATTTCATGTGATTTGCTGAACCCTTTGGAAACCCAACAGAAACTCTCTTTGTTACAAGATGTGACCCATGTTTTCTGGATCACTTGGGCAAGCCAGTTTCCCTTGGATGGCCATGAGTGTTGTGAGCAGAACAAGAGCATGATTTCCAATGCTTTGAATGCCATTCTCCCCACAGCCAAGGCATTGAAGCATGTGTCTCTCCAGACAGGCATGAAGCATTATATCTCATTGCAGGgtccttttgagaaaaaagttCATTACTACAATGAGGAATCCCCAAGGGTAAGTGGAAGCCAAAACTTTTACTATGTCCTAGAGGACTTGATCAAGGAGAGGCTAGCCGGTAAGGCGGCTTGGTCGGTGCACCGGCCGGGTTTGTTGCTAGGGAGTTCTAACAGGGCTCTGTATAATTTCATGGGGAGTTTATGTGTTTATGGAGCAATCTGTAAACATCTAAATCTCCCTTTTGTCTTTGGAGGGACAAGGGAGTGTTGGGAAGAGACCTGCATTGATGGCTCGGATGCTCGGTTGGTAGCTGAACAGCACATTTGGGCAGCCACCAATGATGCAACATGTTCCATTGATGGCCAAGCTTTTAATGCAATCAATGGCCGGAGTTTTACTTGGAAGGAGATCTGGCCGTCTCTTGGAATGAAGATTGGTGTAGAAGTACAGCCGGAAGACATGTTTTCGGAGGATTTTTGGTTTTCAACAGCCATGGCGGACAAGAAAAAGGTTTGGGAGGAGATTGTGATGAAGGAAGGACTGCTTCAAACAGAGATGGAAGATTTGGCTAATTGGGAATTCTTGGACGTCTTGTTTCGTTGCCCGTTTAAACTGCTGGGGACACGAGAGAAAGCTGATGGGCTTGGTTTTACTGTGAGGTATAAGACATTGAATTCAATCTTGTATTGGATTGATTTCATGAGAGGTGAGAAACTCATTCCTTAA